A section of the Chitinophagales bacterium genome encodes:
- a CDS encoding biotin/lipoyl-binding protein encodes MMQATVLGKKFLLDTVSADTAIDIQVLNESNIHIIYKHKSYNATLVAFNAEEKKLTVRIQGNDYEVELKNETDLLLEKLGLNSVSQVKVNNLKAPMPGLIVNIAVQEGDQIKKGEPLIILEAMKMENVIKSPADVTIKKIKVQPKQAVEKGEILMEFGA; translated from the coding sequence ATGATGCAAGCCACCGTTTTAGGCAAAAAATTTCTTTTAGATACCGTATCTGCCGATACTGCAATTGACATACAGGTATTGAACGAAAGCAATATCCATATTATCTATAAGCATAAAAGCTACAATGCCACACTGGTAGCCTTTAACGCAGAAGAAAAAAAGCTTACGGTGCGCATACAAGGAAACGATTACGAGGTTGAACTGAAAAACGAAACTGATTTACTGCTCGAAAAACTTGGTTTAAATAGTGTCTCGCAAGTAAAAGTAAACAACCTTAAAGCACCCATGCCGGGCTTAATTGTAAACATTGCAGTGCAAGAAGGCGACCAAATAAAAAAAGGAGAGCCACTCATTATTCTCGAAGCCATGAAAATGGAAAACGTAATAAAATCTCCGGCAGATGTAACTATCAAAAAAATAAAGGTTCAACCCAAACAAGCTGTAGAAAAGGGCGAAATACTCATGGAGTTTGGCGCTTAG
- the gatB gene encoding Asp-tRNA(Asn)/Glu-tRNA(Gln) amidotransferase subunit GatB: MSNDKYSKYEVIVGLEVHAQLSTQSKMYCGDSAAFGAAPNTQVSPLSLGMPGTLPVVNEKAIEYAVKIGLATKSTIREENQFARKNYFYADLPKGYQITQDKTPICTDGIIEFELNNEKKQVRLTRIHMEEDAGKSIHDIDPYFTLVDLNRAGVPLIEIVSEPDIRSGDEAMAYLNEVRKLVRHLEICDGNMEEGSMRCDANVSVRLKGTTAYNPRSEVKNMNSMRNVKRAIEFEFIRQVDAIEAGEKLTQETRGFDAVKGITLSQRSKEHAHDYRYFPEPDLPPVMVSKTYIAQVQAHMPKLPAELKQEYMQVYGLPEYDARLISDDKPTANYYNAIVAHTKNYKAASNWLLGPIKNYLNESGKEIESFHLKPNAIADIIAIIDEGKTNFSVCSTHIFPALLQSPDKHPLKVAEELNLLQNSDEDLIGSIVQEVLASMPEKVAEYKAGKKGLIGLFVGETMKRSQGKADPKVVNKLIATALA; the protein is encoded by the coding sequence ATGAGTAACGATAAGTATTCAAAATACGAAGTAATTGTTGGTTTAGAAGTACACGCGCAGCTATCTACCCAAAGTAAAATGTATTGTGGCGATTCGGCCGCATTTGGCGCTGCACCTAATACGCAAGTAAGCCCGCTATCGCTTGGTATGCCGGGTACACTGCCTGTGGTAAACGAAAAAGCAATTGAATATGCCGTAAAAATTGGCTTGGCAACGAAAAGTACCATTAGGGAAGAAAACCAGTTTGCACGTAAAAATTATTTCTATGCCGATTTGCCGAAAGGTTACCAAATTACTCAAGATAAAACACCCATCTGCACCGATGGCATTATTGAGTTTGAATTGAATAACGAAAAAAAGCAAGTGCGCCTTACCCGCATTCACATGGAAGAAGATGCAGGGAAAAGCATTCACGATATAGACCCGTATTTTACGTTGGTAGATTTGAACCGCGCAGGAGTTCCACTAATTGAAATAGTTTCGGAGCCGGATATTCGTAGTGGCGATGAAGCAATGGCATACCTAAACGAAGTGCGCAAACTGGTGCGGCATCTCGAAATTTGCGATGGCAATATGGAAGAAGGAAGTATGCGTTGCGATGCCAATGTATCTGTGCGCCTTAAAGGAACTACCGCGTACAACCCACGCAGCGAAGTGAAGAATATGAACAGTATGCGCAATGTAAAACGTGCCATAGAGTTTGAATTTATACGCCAAGTAGATGCCATCGAAGCAGGCGAGAAATTAACACAAGAAACACGCGGTTTCGATGCTGTTAAAGGCATTACGCTTTCTCAACGTAGCAAAGAACATGCACACGATTACAGGTATTTCCCCGAGCCGGATTTACCACCTGTAATGGTGTCGAAAACATATATTGCACAAGTACAGGCGCACATGCCTAAACTGCCTGCGGAGCTAAAGCAGGAATACATGCAGGTATATGGTTTGCCGGAGTACGATGCTCGCCTTATTAGCGATGACAAACCAACAGCCAACTATTACAATGCCATTGTTGCGCATACAAAGAACTATAAAGCAGCATCAAACTGGTTGTTGGGCCCCATAAAAAACTATTTAAACGAAAGTGGAAAAGAAATAGAGTCATTTCACCTGAAACCTAATGCTATAGCAGATATTATTGCAATAATTGATGAAGGGAAAACCAATTTTTCAGTGTGTTCCACACATATTTTTCCGGCATTGCTGCAATCGCCCGATAAGCATCCTTTAAAAGTTGCAGAAGAGCTAAATTTGCTTCAAAATAGTGATGAGGATTTAATAGGCTCAATAGTGCAAGAAGTATTGGCATCTATGCCCGAAAAAGTGGCAGAATATAAAGCAGGGAAAAAGGGGCTAATAGGCTTGTTTGTAGGCGAAACTATGAAGCGCAGCCAAGGAAAAGCAGACCCCAAAGTGGTGAATAAACTCATAGCCACAGCACTTGCTTAA
- a CDS encoding 5-(carboxyamino)imidazole ribonucleotide synthase, which produces MLKVGIVGGGQLGRMLLQQAANYPIETFVLENDTQAPAAHLCHHFQLGSITDFDTVLQFGRKVDVLTIEIENVSVEALFQLEKEGVKVIPRPAVLQTIKDKGLQKQFYETHQIPSPEFVLLGSAKDLQQKLDFLPAAHKMRTGGYDGKGVQLLWNEGDMVKAFSEPSLLEKMVDIEKEIAVIVARNESGETAVFPPTEMVFDPQLNLVDYLIAPANLSEAQIAKAEELALQVCNAFASPGIFAVEMFLNKDAELLVNETAPRVHNSGHQSIEGNYVSQFDMLLRVLQNLPLGSTKTIKPALMLNVLGEDGFSGNAEYEGLSAVLQLEGVSVHLYGKKQTKPGRKMGHVTIIADNRRELLSKAAIVKNTLKVKS; this is translated from the coding sequence ATGCTTAAAGTTGGAATAGTAGGAGGAGGGCAGTTGGGTAGAATGTTATTGCAGCAAGCTGCCAATTATCCAATCGAAACTTTTGTGCTGGAAAACGATACGCAAGCTCCGGCAGCACATCTCTGCCACCATTTTCAGTTAGGCAGCATTACAGATTTCGATACCGTGTTGCAATTTGGCAGGAAAGTAGATGTGCTTACCATAGAAATTGAAAACGTAAGTGTAGAAGCGCTTTTTCAATTAGAAAAGGAAGGTGTTAAGGTTATTCCCCGTCCGGCAGTATTGCAAACCATAAAAGATAAAGGATTGCAAAAGCAATTTTATGAAACACATCAAATTCCATCTCCAGAGTTTGTGTTGTTAGGTAGTGCGAAAGACTTGCAGCAAAAGCTGGATTTTTTGCCGGCAGCACACAAAATGCGCACAGGCGGATACGATGGCAAAGGCGTACAGTTGCTATGGAACGAAGGCGATATGGTAAAGGCATTTAGCGAACCATCGCTACTCGAAAAGATGGTAGATATTGAAAAAGAAATAGCTGTAATTGTAGCGCGCAACGAGAGTGGCGAAACAGCAGTTTTTCCACCTACAGAAATGGTTTTTGATCCGCAACTCAATTTGGTAGATTACCTTATTGCGCCTGCAAACCTCTCCGAAGCGCAAATTGCAAAGGCAGAAGAATTGGCATTGCAAGTGTGCAACGCATTTGCTAGTCCCGGAATTTTTGCCGTAGAAATGTTTTTAAATAAAGATGCCGAACTATTGGTAAACGAAACCGCACCACGCGTGCATAACAGTGGCCACCAAAGTATAGAAGGGAATTATGTTTCGCAATTTGATATGCTGTTGCGGGTATTGCAAAATTTACCTTTAGGCAGTACCAAAACCATTAAGCCTGCTCTTATGCTGAATGTGTTGGGCGAAGATGGTTTTAGTGGCAATGCAGAATACGAAGGATTGTCGGCTGTGTTGCAGTTAGAAGGTGTTTCTGTACATCTATACGGCAAAAAGCAAACTAAGCCCGGTAGAAAAATGGGGCATGTAACTATTATTGCCGATAACCGCAGAGAGCTACTTTCTAAAGCAGCCATCGTTAAGAATACATTAAAAGTAAAGAGTTAG
- a CDS encoding ferritin: MLIPKKVEKALNDHLALEMGAIYHYLAVASWCEKESYEGAAAFFFKQSEEEHLHFMKFFAYINEMGGHALVPELKKPQGNFTSIIEACEKSLSGEQKVTKSVYQIVDLARSEKDHATVEFLKFFIDEQREEEVQFKRLIDKINLIGSGPQSLYYIDKELEKVTANAGKKKKNDSGN, translated from the coding sequence ATGTTGATACCTAAAAAAGTAGAAAAAGCACTAAACGATCATTTAGCACTCGAAATGGGAGCAATTTACCACTACCTTGCCGTAGCATCGTGGTGCGAAAAAGAAAGCTACGAAGGCGCAGCGGCCTTTTTCTTTAAACAGTCGGAAGAAGAACATTTGCATTTTATGAAGTTCTTTGCCTATATCAATGAAATGGGCGGTCATGCATTGGTGCCGGAGTTGAAGAAGCCACAAGGCAATTTTACCAGCATAATTGAAGCATGTGAAAAATCGCTATCGGGCGAGCAGAAGGTAACCAAAAGCGTTTACCAAATTGTGGATTTGGCACGCTCCGAAAAAGACCATGCTACAGTAGAGTTTTTAAAATTCTTTATTGATGAACAGCGCGAAGAGGAAGTACAGTTTAAACGATTGATAGATAAAATAAACTTAATTGGCAGTGGCCCGCAATCGCTTTATTACATTGATAAAGAGTTAGAGAAAGTTACCGCAAACGCAGGTAAAAAGAAGAAAAACGATAGTGGCAACTAA
- a CDS encoding cytochrome c, whose translation MKTSFFAAASFTLSIALLSACGGGNSSTPAETTTAPETVATEAQTTDDYDPNRGEGKFDESNVTIGALDAAMATKGKSISETKCFSCHKTTDEKLVGPGWKGVTERRSPHWIMNFITNPDPMIDKDPEVQAQLEICLVRMPNQNLADAEAREIVEFMRQNDGAK comes from the coding sequence ATGAAAACTTCATTTTTTGCAGCTGCAAGTTTTACACTTTCTATCGCACTTCTTAGCGCATGCGGAGGTGGAAACTCTTCTACACCGGCTGAAACAACTACCGCCCCAGAAACCGTAGCTACCGAAGCTCAAACAACTGATGATTACGATCCAAATCGTGGCGAAGGTAAATTTGATGAATCCAATGTAACAATTGGTGCATTAGATGCTGCTATGGCTACAAAAGGAAAAAGTATATCTGAAACAAAATGCTTCTCTTGCCATAAAACAACCGATGAAAAATTAGTTGGTCCGGGATGGAAAGGCGTTACTGAAAGAAGAAGCCCACATTGGATTATGAACTTTATTACTAATCCAGATCCAATGATTGATAAAGACCCGGAAGTACAAGCGCAATTAGAAATCTGTTTAGTTCGTATGCCCAACCAAAATTTGGCCGATGCAGAAGCTAGAGAGATTGTAGAGTTTATGCGCCAAAATGACGGTGCCAAATAA
- the dnaN gene encoding DNA polymerase III subunit beta → MKFIVSTTSLLKGLQTIGGVINSTSVLPILEDFLFDIKGGELAIFATDLETSMSTVVKVETKDKGRVAIPAKILIDTLKNLPEQPLTFSIDLKTFGIEITSETGRYKLTGENPEDFPKIPEADDVTEINMQGSVLSSAISKTLFAVSNDELRPAMTGVLFQVSPEGLTFVSTDAHKLVRMKRSDIRAPKETQFIVPKKALNLMKSAVPNSEVVVSVSYNKSNAFFSFDNTKLICRLIEANYPDYNAVIPINNPNKLTLNRLEFQNALRRISIFSNKTTYQVVLNIAGSELKISAQDLDFSNEANERLTCSYEGADLDIAFNARFLIEMLGVLDSGDIEIELSTPTRAGVLRPVEKNEGEDLLMLVMPVMINA, encoded by the coding sequence ATGAAGTTTATAGTATCTACTACTTCTCTACTTAAAGGTTTGCAAACCATTGGTGGCGTTATCAATTCAACCAGTGTATTGCCCATTTTGGAAGATTTCCTTTTTGATATAAAAGGCGGTGAACTCGCCATTTTTGCTACCGATCTGGAAACTTCCATGAGTACGGTTGTGAAAGTAGAAACAAAAGATAAAGGAAGAGTTGCCATTCCTGCCAAAATACTAATAGATACCCTGAAAAATTTACCGGAGCAGCCACTCACCTTTTCTATTGACTTAAAAACATTTGGCATTGAAATTACCAGCGAAACCGGACGCTATAAACTCACAGGAGAAAATCCTGAAGATTTCCCTAAAATTCCGGAAGCCGATGATGTAACCGAAATAAACATGCAAGGCTCGGTGCTAAGCAGCGCCATTTCAAAAACCTTATTTGCCGTGAGCAATGATGAATTGCGCCCTGCCATGACCGGAGTACTTTTCCAAGTAAGCCCGGAAGGTTTAACCTTTGTTTCTACCGATGCGCACAAACTGGTAAGAATGAAGCGCAGCGATATTCGCGCTCCTAAAGAAACACAGTTTATTGTTCCTAAAAAAGCATTGAACTTAATGAAAAGTGCTGTACCTAACAGCGAAGTTGTGGTAAGTGTAAGTTACAACAAATCGAATGCCTTCTTTTCTTTCGACAATACAAAACTCATTTGCCGACTAATTGAAGCCAACTATCCCGACTACAATGCCGTAATTCCAATAAACAACCCAAATAAATTAACGCTAAACCGCTTGGAATTTCAAAACGCACTGCGCAGAATATCCATCTTTTCAAACAAAACAACCTATCAGGTGGTTTTAAATATTGCAGGCAGCGAGTTAAAAATTTCGGCACAAGATTTAGATTTTAGCAACGAAGCCAACGAACGCCTTACTTGCAGCTACGAAGGTGCAGATTTGGATATAGCTTTCAACGCCCGCTTTTTAATTGAAATGCTGGGAGTACTCGATAGTGGCGATATAGAAATTGAACTTTCGACACCAACCAGAGCCGGAGTATTGCGCCCCGTAGAAAAAAATGAAGGTGAAGATTTGCTCATGCTGGTAATGCCGGTAATGATAAACGCATAG
- a CDS encoding DUF1275 domain-containing protein has translation MFRHRGATRTFTHNLQLASLLSFVAGMVNVAGFLAVQRLTTNVTGHFAFFVDEVFKLNFLQGVVYFLYIFFFFIGSFFSSFLVEWSYKRNGNYVYVLPAFIESIILLSVAFLGEYVQATLPDAIAFALLFAMGLQNSLVTTISNAVVRTTHLTGLFTDLGIELSQLFFFKQEEQRKRLYRSIRLRMAIIGFFFIGGVLGGVAYAAMQLHVLVIGSAALLVGITFDSFKLRLLLLHRKYGNLKGN, from the coding sequence ATGTTTAGGCATAGAGGTGCAACCAGAACTTTTACCCATAATTTGCAACTGGCATCGCTATTGTCGTTTGTAGCCGGAATGGTAAATGTGGCGGGCTTTTTGGCAGTGCAGCGGCTTACTACCAATGTAACGGGGCATTTTGCATTTTTTGTTGACGAAGTTTTTAAGTTGAATTTCTTGCAAGGTGTTGTTTATTTTCTCTATATCTTTTTCTTTTTTATAGGTTCTTTTTTTTCGAGTTTTTTGGTGGAATGGAGCTATAAGCGCAATGGTAACTATGTGTATGTATTACCTGCTTTTATTGAAAGCATAATTCTACTTTCGGTAGCTTTTTTAGGTGAGTATGTGCAGGCTACTTTGCCCGATGCTATTGCATTTGCTTTGCTATTTGCCATGGGGTTGCAAAATTCTTTGGTTACTACAATTTCAAATGCTGTAGTGCGCACTACGCATTTAACGGGCTTGTTTACCGATTTGGGTATTGAGTTATCGCAACTGTTTTTCTTTAAGCAAGAAGAGCAGCGAAAGCGCTTGTATAGGTCTATACGTTTGCGTATGGCAATTATTGGTTTCTTTTTTATTGGTGGCGTGTTGGGTGGTGTGGCGTATGCTGCCATGCAATTGCATGTATTGGTAATTGGATCTGCTGCACTTTTAGTAGGAATTACTTTCGATTCGTTTAAGCTAAGGTTGCTGCTATTGCACAGAAAATATGGTAATTTGAAAGGGAACTAA
- the gmk gene encoding guanylate kinase: MGHAPAVKPFEKKLIVITSPSGAGKTSIVKKLLQHFRNFAFSVSATTRDMRSGEVDGKDYYFVSPSAFQQKVAAGEFLEYEEVYEGVMYGTLKSEVERLWAQRKTVIFDIDIKGAANIKQQFGSDCFIIFVKPPSKDVLFERLKARNTENPKTLKMRLKRAEEELKFESKADYVVLNKDFDTAYMRTKNAIIRFLNPVPVYH; this comes from the coding sequence ATGGGACACGCTCCTGCAGTAAAACCCTTTGAGAAGAAGCTCATTGTTATTACCTCTCCATCCGGTGCCGGCAAAACTTCCATAGTAAAAAAGCTGTTGCAACATTTCCGCAACTTTGCATTTTCTGTATCTGCTACCACACGCGATATGCGTAGTGGTGAAGTAGATGGAAAGGATTATTATTTCGTTTCGCCATCTGCATTTCAGCAAAAAGTAGCCGCAGGCGAATTTTTAGAATACGAAGAAGTGTACGAAGGCGTAATGTATGGTACATTAAAAAGTGAAGTAGAAAGGTTGTGGGCACAACGCAAAACTGTAATTTTTGATATTGATATTAAAGGTGCAGCCAATATAAAGCAACAGTTTGGCAGCGATTGCTTTATTATCTTTGTAAAGCCGCCTTCTAAAGATGTGCTATTTGAAAGACTAAAAGCGCGTAATACCGAAAACCCCAAAACACTTAAAATGCGCCTTAAAAGAGCCGAAGAAGAATTGAAATTTGAATCTAAGGCAGATTACGTGGTGTTGAATAAAGACTTTGATACTGCGTATATGCGTACTAAAAATGCAATAATCCGCTTCTTAAATCCGGTTCCGGTTTATCACTAA
- a CDS encoding polysaccharide biosynthesis C-terminal domain-containing protein — MGIIQRQGIINSIISYMGILLGALNVVVFQPMFLTKEEIGLTRVLFSFSALVATFVPLGVSSILLKYFPSFRNKEKKHHGIFGLAVGLTLLGFVIVSIGLVVFKPFITAQYNKQSPLLNEYFNYVFPLILFIAFSNVFFTYCTSLFKTNVPAFLNDVLVRIFSIVLFAIYFLKWITLPQLVLLYVVKFGVIALLHLAYIFKIDSPTLRLNWDYFKQQNPRQILMYGLLLSFTSLSSLGLKYIDIVMLGKYLTLDLVGVYAIAVFIPTVIEAPLGALDKIGVASISEAWKRKDLAEVKKIYFRSSRYLLLAGGFLFLCVNLNTHSLFQLFPDKGYSLGETVVLIISIGTVINMATGINDAIIYTSDKYIYGAYMLMLLFVIAIVNNYIFIPIWGMNGAAFATAFSATIFNSMKYIFLWKKYHLQPFDSKTFLVVLSIVVCFTIGCFIPDVGHPIVQIVYRTAIVSILFLGLVKAFNIVPELEAQLWEFIGKKGFKTKN, encoded by the coding sequence ATGGGAATTATTCAGCGGCAAGGCATCATAAATAGTATTATTTCCTATATGGGAATTTTGCTGGGAGCCCTGAATGTGGTGGTTTTTCAACCTATGTTTCTAACCAAAGAAGAAATAGGTTTAACGCGAGTATTATTTTCGTTTTCTGCTCTGGTAGCCACTTTTGTTCCGTTGGGCGTAAGCAGTATTTTACTTAAGTATTTCCCTTCTTTTAGAAATAAGGAAAAGAAGCATCACGGTATTTTTGGATTGGCAGTTGGGCTTACCTTGCTGGGGTTTGTAATTGTAAGTATTGGTTTGGTAGTGTTTAAACCATTTATTACAGCACAATACAATAAACAATCGCCATTACTAAACGAATACTTTAATTATGTATTTCCACTAATACTCTTCATTGCATTCAGCAATGTTTTTTTTACCTATTGTACCTCGCTTTTTAAAACCAATGTTCCTGCTTTTTTAAACGATGTGTTGGTGCGTATATTTAGCATAGTGCTATTTGCAATTTACTTTTTAAAGTGGATTACACTCCCGCAATTGGTGCTGCTGTACGTTGTTAAGTTTGGAGTAATTGCTTTGCTGCACCTAGCCTATATTTTTAAGATAGATAGCCCCACACTTCGTTTGAATTGGGATTACTTTAAACAGCAGAATCCTCGGCAAATTTTAATGTACGGCTTGCTGCTGTCGTTTACATCGCTATCCAGCTTGGGGCTAAAGTATATTGATATAGTAATGCTGGGCAAATACCTAACGCTTGATTTAGTAGGTGTTTATGCTATCGCTGTTTTTATTCCTACGGTTATAGAAGCTCCGTTGGGCGCTTTAGATAAAATTGGTGTGGCATCTATTTCCGAAGCATGGAAAAGAAAAGATTTGGCAGAGGTGAAGAAGATATATTTTCGCTCTTCGCGTTACCTGCTTTTGGCGGGTGGATTTTTGTTTTTATGTGTAAATCTAAACACGCATTCGTTGTTTCAGTTATTTCCGGATAAGGGATATTCGCTGGGCGAAACGGTAGTGCTTATTATTAGTATTGGTACAGTAATAAATATGGCAACGGGTATTAACGATGCCATTATTTACACCTCCGATAAATACATTTATGGTGCATACATGCTTATGCTTTTGTTTGTAATTGCCATTGTAAACAATTACATTTTTATTCCCATTTGGGGCATGAATGGAGCAGCGTTTGCTACAGCATTTTCTGCCACTATTTTTAATTCGATGAAGTACATTTTCTTATGGAAAAAGTACCATTTACAACCGTTCGATTCTAAGACATTTTTAGTGGTGTTGAGTATTGTAGTTTGCTTTACTATTGGTTGTTTTATTCCGGATGTAGGGCATCCTATAGTTCAAATAGTTTATAGAACAGCCATTGTTTCAATCTTGTTTTTAGGTTTGGTAAAAGCATTTAATATAGTGCCGGAGTTAGAAGCACAGCTATGGGAGTTTATTGGTAAAAAAGGTTTTAAAACAAAGAACTAA
- a CDS encoding TatD family hydrolase — MRLVDTHSHLYHADLQPDMQEVLQRCKQQQIRVVILPNINEDSIAPMNTLAALSDNELLLLPAMGLHPCDVKENVQTQLQFFKQAFKDKNYVAVGETGLDYYWDVSLKEQQQIAFQTQIEWSVEMQLPLIIHSRNATSDCIDMVANFNGKAKGVFHCFAGTIAEAEAIISMGFYLGIGGSLTYKNSNELREVVKHVGIENILLETDAPYLPPVPYRGKRNESSYVSIVAEHIATLKNMAIGDVSEITTKNAQKLFAFSI, encoded by the coding sequence ATGAGATTAGTAGATACCCATTCGCACCTGTATCACGCAGATTTGCAACCCGATATGCAGGAGGTGTTGCAGCGTTGTAAACAGCAACAAATTAGAGTAGTTATTTTACCTAATATAAATGAAGATAGTATTGCGCCAATGAATACTTTGGCTGCACTGTCTGATAACGAATTGCTATTGTTGCCGGCAATGGGTTTGCATCCATGCGATGTAAAGGAAAATGTGCAAACACAATTGCAATTTTTCAAGCAAGCTTTCAAGGATAAAAATTACGTGGCAGTAGGCGAAACCGGGTTGGATTATTATTGGGATGTAAGCCTTAAAGAGCAGCAGCAAATCGCCTTTCAAACCCAAATTGAATGGTCGGTAGAAATGCAATTGCCTTTGATAATTCATAGCCGAAATGCCACTTCGGATTGTATAGATATGGTTGCCAATTTCAACGGAAAAGCGAAAGGTGTTTTTCATTGTTTTGCAGGCACTATTGCAGAGGCAGAAGCCATTATTTCAATGGGTTTTTATTTGGGAATTGGCGGCTCGCTTACCTATAAAAATTCAAACGAATTGAGAGAGGTAGTAAAACATGTAGGCATAGAAAATATTTTGCTCGAAACCGATGCGCCATATTTGCCACCGGTGCCTTACCGCGGAAAACGCAACGAAAGCAGCTATGTAAGCATTGTAGCAGAACATATTGCCACACTAAAGAATATGGCAATAGGCGATGTGTCGGAAATTACTACTAAAAATGCCCAAAAACTTTTTGCATTCAGCATATAA
- the serC gene encoding 3-phosphoserine/phosphohydroxythreonine transaminase, translated as MQKPYNFFSGPAVLPEEVLVQASDAIRNFAGTRLSILEISHRSKAFVAVMNEARSLVKKLLQLQQDKEVLFLQGGASQQFLMVPYNLLSLSQTAAYFDTGQWSHKAIAEAQNFGNVEVIASSKDANYAYIPKQWIANEQLLRKTYAYVHFTTNNTIFGTQWSSNLVATLLSQAQAPVVADMSSDIFSRQLDFDRMALIYAGAQKNMGPAGTTLVVINKSVLTKKDSFIPTVLNYAKQIEAESMLNTPSVYAVYVSLLTLKWIEAQGLGSIEKQNNEKAQLLYKTIDDSTVFSGTVAVEDRSQMNVCFKTTDAETDAKFLAFAEANDLQGLAGYRTVGGFRASIYNAMPLAGVQKLVACMKQFESQYK; from the coding sequence ATGCAGAAACCATATAATTTTTTTTCAGGACCGGCAGTATTGCCCGAAGAAGTATTGGTGCAAGCCTCAGATGCCATTCGTAATTTTGCAGGAACTCGCCTTTCTATTCTTGAAATATCGCACCGCAGTAAAGCCTTTGTGGCTGTTATGAATGAAGCCCGCAGTTTGGTGAAAAAGCTGTTGCAACTTCAGCAAGATAAAGAAGTGCTCTTTTTGCAGGGTGGCGCATCGCAGCAGTTTTTAATGGTGCCGTATAATTTGCTTTCGCTATCACAAACCGCAGCCTATTTCGATACTGGGCAATGGAGCCATAAAGCAATTGCCGAGGCACAAAATTTTGGAAATGTGGAGGTAATAGCTTCCTCAAAAGATGCCAATTATGCATATATTCCCAAGCAATGGATAGCCAATGAGCAGTTGCTGCGAAAAACGTATGCGTATGTTCATTTTACTACCAATAATACCATATTTGGCACGCAGTGGAGCAGCAATTTGGTGGCCACTTTGCTTAGTCAAGCCCAGGCACCTGTTGTTGCAGATATGAGCAGCGATATTTTTTCGCGCCAGTTAGATTTCGACCGTATGGCACTTATTTATGCCGGAGCACAAAAAAATATGGGGCCGGCAGGTACAACTTTAGTGGTAATCAACAAAAGTGTATTAACAAAGAAAGATTCTTTTATACCAACGGTGTTGAATTACGCCAAGCAAATAGAAGCCGAAAGCATGCTCAATACGCCATCGGTTTATGCAGTATATGTGTCGCTGCTTACGCTAAAATGGATAGAAGCACAAGGATTGGGAAGTATTGAAAAGCAGAATAATGAAAAGGCACAACTGTTATACAAAACTATTGATGATTCTACTGTGTTTAGCGGAACTGTAGCAGTAGAAGACCGCAGCCAAATGAATGTGTGTTTTAAAACAACCGATGCCGAAACCGATGCCAAATTTCTTGCTTTTGCTGAGGCCAACGATTTGCAGGGATTGGCAGGCTATCGAACTGTAGGAGGGTTTAGAGCCTCTATTTACAATGCTATGCCGCTTGCAGGAGTACAAAAATTGGTAGCTTGTATGAAACAATTCGAAAGCCAATATAAATGA